The following is a genomic window from Photobacterium sp. GJ3.
AGCTGAAAATGCCCCTTATGGATCCTTGATGGCAATGATTGGTCAACTGCATAACTTAGGGGCCAGTATTGACGTACAACGGTTATGGGGATTGAAGCCCGAACACAGGGTGAAATTGCCCGCTTATGCTTTCGAGCGTTCACGTTATTGGATCGGCGACAAAAAGAAGGCTCAGGAACTATGCGCTCCGAAAACGGTCTCGGAGCCCGTCTACCCGGCTGATGGCGATCGGGTTCAGCAAATTTCGGCGATTTGCTGCCATGTTTTGGGGGTAGACTGGGTCGATGCTGATGACGATTTCTTCGAACTCGGCGGTGATTCTTTGATGGCTGTACAGTACAGTGCAAAGGTGATGAATCAGTTTGGTTTAGCTGTTGAATTCATGCAGTTACCGCGTTTGAGTGTGAATGCCATTGTCAATGCCATAGAAACGGCAATGCTGGAGGAAGGGCTGACTCTCAGGGAAGTCTGGTTGCAATGCAGGCAGGGAACCCAGCATATCCAGCGATTTTCCTGATTCATCCAATCGGGGGAGATATTTATTTTTACCGGGACCTGGTGAAAGCCTTACCGAGTGAATATCCGATGTATGCAATCCGGTCGCCGATGCTGACCACTGAGGTTCAGTATCGTTCCTTGGAAGAAATGGCAAACACCTATCTGGAGATGATTGAGCCTTATCTGGGTGGTCTCACCCCAGTGCTTGCGGGCTCTTCTTTTGGCGGAATTGTGGCATATGAAATGGCCATGCAATATAAAGAAAAACATGATGTTTCTTTACCTGTTGCGATGATTGACAGCCCTTGTTATGGCAATTTGCCAGAGAGTATGTCTAGTCTTGAAATTCTTGATTACCTCATGACATTCGGTATGGCGGATATCAAACTGGATTGGAGTCAATACGATTCAATGGATAGTTTGGAGGAAAAAATTGAATATCTTGGTCAAGTGAGTCATGACACAGCATATGAATCTATTCTTTCTGCATCTTTCTTACCTAAGTATTTAAAGGTTTGGGAGTGTAATAATCAATTGATGCAGAACTATGAAGCGAAGGGCTCTGACAGTCATCTGTTATTTTTCTCCCATACGGAAGAGATTCCCGGATTTCCGACCGACCAGGATAAGTTCTGGAAGCGTTTAGGGCATGCCTCTTTCCGTGTTGTGCCGGCTTCCGGCAATCACTTAACGATGAATGGGCCACTGAATTCAGAATTTCTTGCTCGTCATCTCTCACAATGGAGTCAGGATAAATGTGTTGAAATGAGTGAACTTTCAGAGTCGTCATCATAATTGAGAGAAACGATTTGTAACAACGCTGGAGTTGAGGGCAACTCCAGCGATATTATTCTGAGTGAAAGGAATTTTTCATGTGGTTTGAAAAAAAGAAAGCCAGTCAATCTGAACATCAGGAACATATTTTATTTCTGTTTCCATATTCCGGTGGCAGTTCTGAGGTGTTTGATCAAATGATTGAAAAACTCCCGGTTCATGTCTCGGCCTATGTATTTCAGCTTCCGGGAATGGGGGTAAGGTTCACAGAACCTTTGAGTAATGATATTGATTATATTTTGAATGAATCTTTGAAAGTCATGGATAACATTCGAAATGGTCGAAATTTTTCTTTCTATGGTCATAGTACCGGGGCACTGTTTGCCTACTTATTTACCTTAAAAATGAACCCAAAGGGGGCGAGGCCGATGCATCTTTGGATTGCCGCGGAATCAGCGCCTCATGTAAATGAGTTTCATGAAGACCCAATCGTATTTACTGATCAGCAAATCGCGGAGAAGTTAAAAAGGTATGGAAAATTGTCTGATGAAGTGATTCATGATCCAGACTTTATGGAATTTTATTACCCCATCATGAGGAATGAATTTTCGATTAACTATCAGCTGAATGAAAGACTGAAGAACACTTGTCTTGATCAAGAATTAATTCTTATACATGGAGAAGAAGACTCGCATGTGAAGATTGATGAGATTTTGGCGTGGGAGTCTTATACGTCGAAATCAACTGCCGTACATCGGATTCAATCGGGTCATTTTTTTATTGAGGACAGAGCGCGTGAGGTTGTTCAGATCATTTGCAGCCAAATCTGAACACGCATGTGTTTCATGGCGTCACCAGCGAATGTAAACGAGCAGGGGATTACCTGGTATTCAATTGAAGTCAGTTCGGGCGATTCATCTGGGTTTGAAGCGCCAGCAAAAGTACTGAGATAGACGCACGTTTGATGACTTTTTCTATGCGTTTTAGCACCTTGTTCCGGTTTGGGATGCCAAGGGGTAAGAAAGCTCACTTTTTTTTCACTGCCTACTTGTCTTCATGCGGTTTCATGCTATTTTCTCGCCATCAACGATGAATCGGAGCGATAAAAATGCCAAAGGCGAGTGAGATTAAAAAGTCTGCAGCCATTGAACACGATGGTAAAGTTTATTTTGTAAAGGAAATCAATAAGCTGACGCCAAGTGGCCGTGCCGGTAGCAGTTTGTACCGGATGCGTATGTATGATGTTGCGACCAACGCGAAAGCGGATGTCAGCTTCAAAGCGGATGACATCATCACCCTGGCAGATTTCAGTCGTCACCCAGCGGCTTTTTCTTACATTGACGGTGAAGAGTACGTCTTCATGGACAATGAAGATTACACCCCGTATCACTTCCATAAAGATGTGATCGAAGAAGAACTGCTGTTTATCACGGAAGATACTCAGGGTTTGCATGTGTTGGTGGTCAATGGTGCGCCCGTGGCATTGGAACTGCCATCAACGGTTGATCTGGACATCGTCGAGACCGATCCGTCGATTAAGGGTGCATCTGCCAGTGCGCGGACCAAGCCTGCGGTGCTGAGTACAGGTCTGACGGTACAGGTGCCTGAATACATCGCAAACGGCGATCGAATTCGCGTTAACACGCTGGAACATAAATACATGAACCGCGTTGAGAAATAATCTGTATTTCTGAATGAGAAAGCAGCCGCCATTGAGCGGCTGTTTTTGTATCTGAAGATCGGAACCGGCCGTTTGGATCAGTCAAAGAAATCACGTTAAGCTATGCAACGGATTGGTTGTGATCACATGTCAAAAGGAAGGGCATTTTGCGAATGATAAGAAAGATACTTTCCCT
Proteins encoded in this region:
- a CDS encoding thioesterase II family protein is translated as MWFEKKKASQSEHQEHILFLFPYSGGSSEVFDQMIEKLPVHVSAYVFQLPGMGVRFTEPLSNDIDYILNESLKVMDNIRNGRNFSFYGHSTGALFAYLFTLKMNPKGARPMHLWIAAESAPHVNEFHEDPIVFTDQQIAEKLKRYGKLSDEVIHDPDFMEFYYPIMRNEFSINYQLNERLKNTCLDQELILIHGEEDSHVKIDEILAWESYTSKSTAVHRIQSGHFFIEDRAREVVQIICSQI
- a CDS encoding thioesterase domain-containing protein, with product MQAGNPAYPAIFLIHPIGGDIYFYRDLVKALPSEYPMYAIRSPMLTTEVQYRSLEEMANTYLEMIEPYLGGLTPVLAGSSFGGIVAYEMAMQYKEKHDVSLPVAMIDSPCYGNLPESMSSLEILDYLMTFGMADIKLDWSQYDSMDSLEEKIEYLGQVSHDTAYESILSASFLPKYLKVWECNNQLMQNYEAKGSDSHLLFFSHTEEIPGFPTDQDKFWKRLGHASFRVVPASGNHLTMNGPLNSEFLARHLSQWSQDKCVEMSELSESSS
- the yeiP gene encoding elongation factor P-like protein YeiP, with product MPKASEIKKSAAIEHDGKVYFVKEINKLTPSGRAGSSLYRMRMYDVATNAKADVSFKADDIITLADFSRHPAAFSYIDGEEYVFMDNEDYTPYHFHKDVIEEELLFITEDTQGLHVLVVNGAPVALELPSTVDLDIVETDPSIKGASASARTKPAVLSTGLTVQVPEYIANGDRIRVNTLEHKYMNRVEK